A genomic stretch from Candidatus Deferrimicrobiaceae bacterium includes:
- a CDS encoding cytochrome c, translating to MRKTGMGVVFLTCALAGIALAKTDGASVYQRCTSCHAATGSGISGVFPPLAGHAAKLVNADRTYPVQVILFGLEGEIEVEGKKYNGAMPAFGNQLKDDEIAAVLNHILANWGNDKMLLKGHKEYTSAEVKALRGKNLTSKQVHEARKKLKRK from the coding sequence ATGCGAAAGACAGGGATGGGGGTGGTTTTTCTGACGTGCGCTCTTGCGGGGATCGCCCTGGCCAAGACGGACGGCGCTTCCGTCTACCAACGGTGCACCAGTTGCCACGCGGCCACCGGCAGCGGCATCAGCGGGGTCTTCCCGCCCCTTGCCGGGCACGCCGCCAAGCTGGTCAACGCCGACCGGACCTACCCGGTCCAGGTGATCCTGTTCGGTCTCGAAGGCGAGATCGAGGTCGAAGGGAAAAAGTACAACGGGGCGATGCCCGCCTTCGGGAACCAGCTCAAGGACGACGAGATCGCGGCGGTGCTGAACCACATCCTGGCAAACTGGGGAAACGACAAGATGCTCCTCAAGGGGCACAAGGAATACACCTCCGCAGAGGTCAAGGCCCTGCGGGGGAAAAATCTCACCTCCAAACAGGTTCACGAGGCGCGGAAAAAGCTCAAGCGGAAATAG
- a CDS encoding CsbD family protein, which produces MNWDQISGNWKQYKGKIREKWGFLTDDELEVIAGKRDALVGKIEEKYGMTKARVEEALDEFLKGFDKAA; this is translated from the coding sequence ATGAATTGGGACCAGATTTCCGGAAACTGGAAACAGTACAAGGGAAAGATCCGGGAAAAATGGGGATTCTTAACCGATGACGAACTGGAGGTGATCGCCGGGAAACGCGACGCGCTCGTGGGAAAGATCGAGGAGAAGTACGGGATGACGAAGGCCCGGGTCGAGGAAGCGCTCGACGAGTTCCTCAAGGGGTTCGACAAGGCCGCCTGA
- a CDS encoding YkoF family thiamine/hydroxymethylpyrimidine-binding protein, which translates to MYGITAQVSLYPLRQDDLSPSIDAVVEAFARHGLERQTGAMSTLVWGDDEKVFPALVEAFRGAAAKGHAVMVITVSNACPRPGKSAFA; encoded by the coding sequence ATGTACGGAATCACCGCGCAAGTGAGCCTCTACCCGTTGCGGCAGGACGATCTCTCCCCCTCGATCGACGCCGTGGTCGAGGCGTTTGCCCGTCACGGTCTCGAAAGGCAGACCGGGGCGATGAGCACCCTTGTCTGGGGCGACGACGAGAAGGTGTTCCCAGCCCTCGTCGAAGCCTTCCGCGGGGCCGCGGCAAAGGGTCACGCGGTCATGGTGATCACGGTGTCGAACGCCTGTCCCCGGCCGGGCAAGAGTGCTTTCGCGTAG
- the thiD gene encoding bifunctional hydroxymethylpyrimidine kinase/phosphomethylpyrimidine kinase: protein MKRALTIAGSDSGGGAGIQADLKTFMAFGVHGMSAITALTAQNTVGVQGIFDISPEFVRKQIESVMTDIGADAAKTGMLSNAAIVKTVAEAVRTFRIPNLVVDPVMIAKSGDPLLAEEARRAIREDLLPLATVITPNIFEAEVLLGKKIGDLDAMKDAARELKNIGCRWVVVKGGHLDIESRAIDVLYDGSDFLLLQSPRLESKNTHGTGCTFASAIAAGLAKGLSPPEAVKRAKEYITEAIRSGLALGSGHGPTNHRAGVHSKW from the coding sequence ATGAAAAGGGCGCTTACCATCGCCGGCTCCGACAGCGGGGGAGGCGCGGGCATCCAGGCGGACCTGAAGACGTTCATGGCCTTCGGCGTGCACGGAATGTCCGCGATCACCGCTCTTACCGCCCAGAATACCGTGGGCGTGCAGGGGATTTTCGACATCTCCCCGGAATTCGTCCGGAAGCAGATCGAAAGCGTCATGACCGACATCGGCGCCGATGCCGCGAAGACCGGGATGCTCTCCAACGCCGCGATCGTCAAAACGGTGGCGGAGGCGGTCCGCACGTTCCGGATTCCCAATCTGGTCGTCGACCCGGTCATGATCGCCAAGAGCGGCGATCCCCTGCTGGCCGAAGAGGCCCGCCGGGCGATCCGCGAGGATCTCCTGCCGCTGGCCACGGTCATCACCCCCAACATCTTCGAGGCCGAGGTGCTGCTGGGGAAAAAGATCGGGGACCTGGACGCCATGAAGGACGCGGCGCGGGAGCTGAAGAACATCGGGTGCCGGTGGGTGGTAGTGAAGGGCGGGCACCTGGACATCGAATCCCGGGCGATCGATGTGCTTTACGACGGGAGCGATTTCCTTCTGCTGCAATCACCCCGGCTGGAATCGAAAAATACCCACGGAACCGGATGCACCTTCGCCTCCGCCATCGCCGCCGGACTGGCCAAGGGGCTTTCGCCGCCGGAAGCCGTCAAGCGGGCCAAGGAGTATATCACCGAGGCGATCCGGAGCGGACTTGCGTTGGGAAGCGGCCATGGCCCCACCAACCATCGGGCCGGCGTCCACAGCAAATGGTGA
- a CDS encoding class I SAM-dependent methyltransferase, translating to MAKIEPYEKHADAYDDWYSRNRFAYESELEAIGRLLPKRGTGVEIGVGTGRFAAKFGIPIGVEPSMSMGKIARERGIAVIRGVAEALPFREGRFDFVLMVTTLCFFDDVEGAMREAYRVLAPAGSLVIGLIDRESPLGKGYEEHKGEHLFYRDATFRSAREVAAFLKNAGFRTFSFCQTIFRDPNGMDVSDPVREGHGEGCFVVVRADK from the coding sequence ATGGCGAAAATCGAGCCCTATGAAAAACACGCCGACGCGTACGACGACTGGTACTCCCGGAACCGGTTCGCCTACGAATCGGAGCTTGAGGCGATCGGGCGCCTGTTGCCGAAAAGGGGAACCGGCGTGGAGATCGGCGTCGGGACGGGAAGGTTCGCCGCGAAATTCGGGATCCCCATCGGCGTCGAACCGTCGATGTCGATGGGGAAAATCGCCCGGGAACGGGGAATCGCGGTGATCCGCGGGGTGGCCGAAGCGCTCCCTTTCCGGGAAGGCCGGTTCGACTTCGTGCTGATGGTCACAACCCTTTGCTTCTTCGACGATGTGGAAGGGGCGATGCGGGAAGCGTATCGGGTTCTTGCGCCCGCCGGGTCGCTTGTGATCGGGTTGATCGACCGGGAGAGCCCCCTAGGGAAGGGGTACGAGGAGCACAAGGGCGAACACCTGTTCTACCGGGATGCTACCTTCCGTTCGGCCCGGGAGGTCGCGGCGTTCCTCAAAAACGCCGGCTTCCGAACCTTCTCCTTTTGCCAGACGATCTTTCGGGACCCGAACGGGATGGACGTCTCGGATCCGGTCCGGGAAGGGCACGGCGAGGGCTGCTTCGTCGTCGTCCGGGCGGACAAGTGA